Sequence from the Cucurbita pepo subsp. pepo cultivar mu-cu-16 chromosome LG02, ASM280686v2, whole genome shotgun sequence genome:
tttatatgattaaatttCAACTATTGCAATTATTTGAGATGGAAAATAAATGTTGTCAAATTTATGAGATAGAACACCCTGTCCAAAGGAACTTTATTTAGTTTGGAATGATGTGTCAAATTTATGCTCAGAATTAAGATCGAATTGTATAGGAACATTGTGTAAATTATTAATCTCCGAACAATTTATATCAAATCATCTATgtaacaattataaaataggTTGCACCAACAATTTTACCTTCAATGGACGTCACATTCTTTCACATTTTCCTTCCATGGACGTCACATTGAATATGACAATGAATTATTGGGCCATCCAATCAAACAAATAcgaaaattcaattcaatcaactaaattaaataaagctCATTTATGCTCAACCAACCTATGGGTGAAAACCGCGAGAACTTATACTCAAGAGTGAATAATATATGgggtttattttctttttttccacaACTCCGTGTGGGGTTGATAGGAATGGAGACGAGTATATATTTAATCCAACGAAGTCGAGgtctttggattttttttgtggaaaaaCAAGAATGGAGGAAGACCACGACTCTTCAACCAATCATATTCATATGTCTTGTGCATGCCTCTTTTCTACGTGTAGCCATACTTAAGATTCTATACTTGCCTTGCCATGCTTAGAGCTTAGAGCTTAGAGGTTGGAGCTTATGCTCTAATGGCCGACTGTAACATCAAATACGCTTCTTCAATCATCCTACTCACTTTCATATCTCTCCATGCTTCCTGCTACTCACAGTACACTCCCCTCGACAACATAGTTCTTAGTTGTGGGTTCTCTGGTAGCCCATCTGTATCCATTGACAACCGCATCTGGGTTGGAGACGTCAACTCGAACTTCTTCCCGTTAGATTTCCATCGAAACAACGACTCCAAAACCCAAAACTCTTCACCCTCCGATTACGCCCCTTACTTAGCTGCACGGTTGTCTCACTTCCAATTCACCTACTTTTTTACGGTCACTCCCGGCCAGAAGTTTGTTCGACTTCACTTCTATACCGATACCAATACCAATACCGATACCAACAAGGCTGTCTTCTCTGTCAAAGCTGGCCCCTTTACCCTTCTTCGCGATTTCAATGTTTCTGCCTACTCCGACGTCGTTCGCTCCAACAGCTTTTTTCGGGAGTATTGTGTTAATGTGGAGGGAAACAATCGGACACTCAATATTACGTTCACTCCCTCAAGTGAAGACTTGTATGCTGTTATTAGTGGGATTGAGATAGTATCCATGCCGGTGAATCTTTATTATACGCAACCAGAACCTCACGACCAAGGTGGTCGAGGAATGAATCAAATTGGCCATGATAATAAGCGCTTCCCAATTGAAAACTACACATCTCTTGAGATGGTGTACCGAATGAATATTTGTGGAGAACTCGTCTCCCCTGTTCACGATACCGGAATGTTTCGAACTTGGTCGAGGGAAAGTAATTTGTCGGATGAGTACTTAGATGATGCTTGTCCTACTAATTTTGATATCCACCTCAATCACATCAGAATTCCGGCATACTCTGCTCCAGACACTGTGTATCAATCTGCCCGAACCATGGGACCGAACGATACAAGGAACAAGAGCTACAACCTTACATGGGTGTACCCTGTAGATCCTGGGTTCTTTTACATGATTCGGCTGCATTTCTGCGAGTTCCAAGAAGAAATCAACGACACGAATGAAAGAGTGTTCTTGATTTATATCGCAAACACGATTGCTGAAACGTCCGCCGATGTGTTTGGTTGGGCCGGCGGGAAAGGCATTCCATACTACAGAGATTACGCTGTGAATATGCCTCCTAACAATGGCGAAATGAAAGTGAATCTGTCCGTTACGCTTCAAGCAAACCCAGAAGACTGGAGAACGAGATTCACTAACGTGATCTTGAATGGTATCGaaatcttcaaattaaatgattCGAGCGGCGACCTCGCCGGCCAaaacccagatccaccgcccACTCTGCCTCTTCTACCGCCCACCCCACAATCAAGGAAATCAGATAGAAAAATGGTGGGTGTTCTAATCCCTGCAGTGGTTGGAGGTGTGACTGCCACATTAGCTCTGGGATTGTTTGTTTTCTGTCGACGCAGAACATTTTCCGACCAGACCTCGAGCGACGGTACTTCCTGGTGGGCTCCGTATTCCATATCAACAAACAAATCAAGTAAGACTCGCAACTCAAATCTCCCATCTGATTTATGTCGTTACTTTTCATTGGCGGAGATTAAATCCGCCACCAAAAACTTTgatgacattttcatcatcgGCGTCGGCGGATTCGGTAACGTCTACAAAGGATACGTCGACGACGGAGCCACCCAAGTGACAATCATGTcacaatttagtgcaacttattttagtttaaattagttatggaatatatgatattcgtaatcttccggaatatattagttaggaaatatatCTCAGATATCGtaatcagttgaatttgaatagtagtatattttattttattatgaggatttagttagtttatattttcttgatagatattatttagtatcttgtatcctatttaaaggtcgtgaatatcaatgaagattgaacattttgatcccaattctttttctaattcttaaATCGGTATTctttcgttgagtaataatattttcatatctatgcacacttttgagtggtagatattgcgtcagttggtatcagagccaagttggtacggtttgatattattactcaacgagaTGAATAGTGGGAGTGCTTCTATGGGTGTAGCTATGGAGAAGCTGGTTGGCAATAACTATAGTTATTGGAAGTTATGCATGGAAGCTTATCTACAAGGGCAAGATCTGTgggatttaattgaaggtgatgaCACAGAAATTCCAGCCGATACTCCACAGAATGCAAAATTACGCCAAcaatggaagatcaaatgcgGAAAAGCCTTGTTTACCTTGCGGACTTTGATTAGCAAGGAGtatattgatcatgttcgtgatttaaagtcaccaaagcAAGTATGGGATAcacttcaaaagttgttcactaagaaaaataccGCTCGACtgcaatttctagagaatgaactagctatggtaactcaaggtaatttttctgttgaagaatattttttgaaagtgaaaaatctgtgttctgaaatttcagaattagatgCTGAGGAGCCAGTGAGTGAGGCTCGATTACGGCGTTATCTTATTCGTGGATTACGAAAAGAGTTTATGCCCtttgtttcctcaatacaAGGGTGGGCAAATCAACCTACAGTAATTGAATTGGAGAATCTTCTTTCCAATCAGGAAGCCTTGATTAAGCAAATGACTAGCAGCAACGAGTTTTCCCCAAAGTTAGAAGGTGTGTTgtatgtcaaagatcaaaggaGACAGAATTTTCACTCAAGGCCTTCATCTAGCAATGAGAATCAATTCAGAAGTGACGAGTCGTCAAAGAAGCCATTTAAAGCTTGTTACAGGTGTGGAAAACCAGGCCACTTTAAACGAGATTGTCAGGCGAAAGTGGTGTGTGATCATTGCGGAAAGCCAGGCCATATTAAACCAAATTGTCGAGTCAAGATGCAGGAATCAGAAGCAAATGCggtacatgaaaataaaagttctCCAGATCCAATTTGGGAATATTGCTTAACCACTGAGGTTCTTGACCAGCCAACAAACGTGACTTCAGCCGTATATCAAGATGATGTTTCTACAGgtgatcaaaattctaat
This genomic interval carries:
- the LOC111788584 gene encoding uncharacterized protein LOC111788584 — translated: MNSGSASMGVAMEKLVGNNYSYWKLCMEAYLQGQDLWDLIEGDDTEIPADTPQNAKLRQQWKIKCGKALFTLRTLISKEYIDHVRDLKSPKQVWDTLQKLFTKKNTARLQFLENELAMVTQGSLD
- the LOC111788581 gene encoding receptor-like protein kinase FERONIA, whose protein sequence is MADCNIKYASSIILLTFISLHASCYSQYTPLDNIVLSCGFSGSPSVSIDNRIWVGDVNSNFFPLDFHRNNDSKTQNSSPSDYAPYLAARLSHFQFTYFFTVTPGQKFVRLHFYTDTNTNTDTNKAVFSVKAGPFTLLRDFNVSAYSDVVRSNSFFREYCVNVEGNNRTLNITFTPSSEDLYAVISGIEIVSMPVNLYYTQPEPHDQGGRGMNQIGHDNKRFPIENYTSLEMVYRMNICGELVSPVHDTGMFRTWSRESNLSDEYLDDACPTNFDIHLNHIRIPAYSAPDTVYQSARTMGPNDTRNKSYNLTWVYPVDPGFFYMIRLHFCEFQEEINDTNERVFLIYIANTIAETSADVFGWAGGKGIPYYRDYAVNMPPNNGEMKVNLSVTLQANPEDWRTRFTNVILNGIEIFKLNDSSGDLAGQNPDPPPTLPLLPPTPQSRKSDRKMVGVLIPAVVGGVTATLALGLFVFCRRRTFSDQTSSDGTSWWAPYSISTNKSSKTRNSNLPSDLCRYFSLAEIKSATKNFDDIFIIGVGGFGNVYKGYVDDGATQILRQIKRLKPGSKQGAHEFKTEIETLSQLRHLHLVSLIGYCNEGNEMILVYDYMSHGTLRSHLYGDDEQPLTWNQRLQTCIGAARGLHYLHTGAEHTIIHRDVKTTNILLDDKWVAKVSDFGLSKIGPTNMSNAHISTVVKGSFGYLDPEYCRRRQLSEKSDVYSFGVVLCEVLCARTPIIHTVANTRVLLTEWVKQCIYEKKVTEMVDPILQNQIGTECFRKFVQVMVSCIQDEGNKRPSMNDVVRGLEYAYQLQESSKEDNVELSSLDNEDGWLLREGMSSNTSIEMNENSSNVYNNGMSGIVSSLQAR